Proteins encoded by one window of Erwinia pyrifoliae DSM 12163:
- the fliF gene encoding flagellar basal-body MS-ring/collar protein FliF, whose amino-acid sequence MNATVTQDNPAKKGLNNLIARLGANPRVPLMVAAAAVVAVVIAMVLWAKQPDYRVLFSNLSNEDGGTIVTQLTQMNVPYKFDDQGGALLVPAAQVHELRLRLASQGLPKGGAVGFELLDKEKFGISQFSEQVNYQRALEGELARTISTLGPVKDARVHLAMPKPTLFVREQKSPSASVTLALQPGRALDEGQINAVVHMVSSSVAGMPPGNVTVVDQAGRLLTQNDPGGRDLNDTQLKYANDVETRYQQRIEAILGPILGNGNVHAQVTAQIDFNKREKTDEQYSPNSQPDQQAIRSRQTSNSEQLGGSSAGGVPGALSNQPAPANAAPVTPANNNANNANANANNGQPANNAANAAQKTVPSNTRSDNTTNYEVNRTILHTKMNVGEVQRLSVAVVVNYRADAAGKPIALKDAQIKQIENLTREAMGFSEQRGDSLNVVNSQFTDNSDLAAELPFWKQPAFIDQLFNAGRWLLVLIVAFILYRKLVSPQLRRKAEQQKATEEAAINAARSSTRDEGVAVSLSKDELNQERKSQHRMSAEVLSQRIREMSENDPRVVALVIRQWMKDEL is encoded by the coding sequence ATGAATGCAACTGTCACGCAGGATAATCCGGCAAAAAAAGGGCTTAATAACCTGATCGCCCGCCTGGGCGCCAATCCCCGGGTTCCTCTTATGGTCGCTGCCGCCGCCGTTGTCGCGGTCGTCATTGCCATGGTTCTGTGGGCGAAACAGCCAGATTATCGCGTACTTTTTAGTAACCTCAGCAATGAGGATGGCGGCACTATCGTTACCCAGCTTACGCAAATGAACGTACCCTATAAGTTTGACGACCAGGGCGGCGCGCTTTTGGTTCCGGCGGCGCAGGTACATGAACTGCGTTTGCGGCTGGCCTCACAGGGGCTGCCTAAAGGCGGTGCTGTCGGCTTTGAACTGTTGGACAAAGAAAAGTTTGGCATCAGCCAGTTCAGCGAGCAGGTTAACTACCAGCGGGCGCTGGAAGGTGAACTGGCACGGACTATTAGTACGCTCGGTCCGGTAAAGGATGCCCGCGTGCATCTTGCCATGCCCAAACCGACGCTTTTCGTCCGTGAGCAAAAATCACCTTCTGCTTCTGTGACCCTCGCCCTGCAACCAGGACGTGCGCTGGATGAAGGTCAAATCAATGCCGTTGTGCATATGGTTTCCAGCAGCGTTGCCGGGATGCCTCCGGGGAACGTGACCGTGGTTGACCAGGCGGGACGCCTGTTAACACAGAACGACCCTGGCGGCCGCGACCTCAATGATACGCAACTGAAGTACGCAAACGACGTTGAAACACGCTATCAGCAGCGAATTGAAGCCATACTCGGCCCGATTTTGGGCAACGGTAATGTGCACGCACAGGTCACGGCACAAATTGACTTCAACAAGCGTGAGAAAACCGACGAACAGTATTCACCGAATAGTCAGCCTGACCAGCAGGCAATTCGCTCGCGCCAGACCAGCAACAGTGAACAGCTCGGTGGCTCGTCTGCTGGCGGCGTACCGGGCGCCTTGTCTAATCAGCCTGCACCGGCCAATGCCGCTCCGGTAACCCCTGCTAACAATAATGCGAACAACGCTAACGCCAATGCCAACAATGGCCAGCCGGCAAACAACGCAGCCAACGCGGCGCAAAAAACGGTTCCGTCCAATACCCGCAGTGATAACACCACCAATTACGAAGTCAACCGCACCATTCTGCACACAAAAATGAACGTTGGCGAAGTTCAGCGTCTGTCCGTGGCGGTGGTGGTGAACTATCGCGCTGATGCCGCAGGTAAACCTATTGCGCTGAAAGATGCACAGATTAAACAAATTGAAAACCTGACGCGCGAAGCGATGGGATTCTCAGAGCAACGCGGCGACAGCCTGAATGTGGTCAATTCCCAGTTTACGGATAACAGCGATCTCGCGGCTGAACTGCCATTCTGGAAACAGCCGGCGTTTATCGACCAACTGTTTAATGCCGGCCGCTGGTTACTGGTGCTGATTGTCGCCTTTATCCTTTACCGCAAGCTGGTTAGCCCACAGCTACGGCGCAAGGCAGAACAGCAGAAAGCGACGGAAGAGGCGGCGATTAACGCGGCGCGTAGCAGCACCCGAGACGAAGGGGTTGCCGTCTCGCTGTCTAAAGATGAACTCAATCAGGAACGTAAGTCACAGCACCGCATGAGTGCTGAAGTGTTGAGCCAGCGAATTCGCGAAATGTCAGAAAATGACCCACGCGTGGTGGCTTTAGTTATTCGCCAGTGGATGAAGGACGAACTATGA
- the fliE gene encoding flagellar hook-basal body complex protein FliE, translated as MAIQGIDSVMQAMQTAAMQASGGKTDNASSADFGAELKAALNKISETQSAARNQAQQFELGKEGISLNDVMVDLQKSSVSMQMGIQVRNKLVSAYSDIMNMQV; from the coding sequence ATGGCTATTCAGGGTATTGATAGTGTGATGCAGGCCATGCAGACAGCGGCTATGCAGGCGAGTGGCGGTAAAACTGATAACGCATCTTCGGCAGATTTTGGCGCGGAGCTAAAAGCGGCGCTGAATAAGATAAGCGAAACGCAGAGCGCTGCCCGCAATCAGGCGCAGCAGTTTGAACTGGGTAAAGAGGGGATCTCACTCAATGATGTGATGGTCGACCTGCAAAAATCCAGCGTTTCTATGCAGATGGGCATCCAGGTGCGGAACAAACTGGTCAGCGCCTATAGTGACATCATGAATATGCAGGTCTAG
- a CDS encoding GGDEF domain-containing protein: MPNNTYHLSRAIMLFTLAMLLSSIGLESRHFASLSLFWPCNAVFLGLLVRFPSLDKSGNLLVLYMGMLCAELCFGNDIMVAIGLNAANIVFITTARWVLLTLYFRRTFTRRLQALLHLFPASLLGAAACAVVGAVVSQHYFDDDLVKAWSSWFSEQMSTSILLLPLMISLPRRQQLPQLAAALRDSSVLPLLTLIVTIVSAIWLGGGGSLLFPLPALLWCAISYPLFVTCFLTMLTGISEIILVAGNVLNIQGKGDLFRIDSLSSARLGVAAMLIGPLIVSLSTLSNKKLVARITRRADYDFLTGALTRSGLSTKLDSLVTGRNRQQGFIGAALVIDIDRFKDINDTWGHAAGDYVLAKTAECLREGLSPSTLVCRMGGEEFLILIQGMTQPRSSLLANRLRQNVENNKIIFNGHDLSVTVSIGISSLNISNVNSLDESIMRADEQLYIAKSSGRNQVRPEFVL; this comes from the coding sequence AGTATCGGCCTCGAGTCACGTCATTTTGCCTCGCTGTCACTATTCTGGCCCTGTAATGCCGTATTTCTCGGACTGCTGGTTCGCTTTCCTTCGCTGGACAAATCGGGCAACCTGCTGGTGCTTTATATGGGCATGTTGTGCGCCGAACTCTGTTTTGGCAACGACATAATGGTGGCCATTGGGCTGAATGCCGCCAACATTGTGTTTATTACCACCGCGCGTTGGGTGCTGCTTACCCTGTACTTCAGGCGCACGTTTACCCGTCGTTTGCAGGCTCTGTTGCACCTGTTTCCGGCATCACTGCTCGGAGCGGCAGCATGTGCGGTGGTTGGAGCCGTCGTCAGCCAGCACTACTTTGACGATGATCTGGTCAAAGCCTGGTCCTCGTGGTTTTCCGAACAGATGTCGACCTCAATTTTGCTGTTGCCGCTGATGATTAGCCTGCCGCGCCGTCAGCAGCTGCCGCAGCTTGCCGCAGCGCTGCGCGACAGCAGCGTTTTGCCTCTGCTGACGCTGATCGTGACAATCGTCAGTGCAATTTGGTTGGGTGGGGGTGGCAGTCTGCTGTTCCCCCTGCCCGCGTTGCTATGGTGCGCCATCAGCTATCCGCTCTTTGTCACCTGTTTTCTGACCATGCTGACCGGTATTAGCGAAATTATATTGGTGGCAGGCAATGTATTGAATATTCAGGGTAAGGGTGATCTGTTTCGCATCGACAGCTTGTCCTCTGCACGCCTCGGCGTGGCGGCCATGCTGATCGGTCCGCTGATTGTCAGCCTGAGCACGCTTTCTAATAAAAAGCTGGTGGCACGCATTACCCGGCGTGCTGATTATGACTTTTTAACCGGTGCGCTGACACGCAGCGGTCTCTCAACAAAACTGGATTCACTGGTTACCGGGCGCAACCGGCAACAGGGATTTATCGGCGCAGCGCTAGTGATTGATATCGACCGTTTCAAGGATATCAATGACACTTGGGGCCATGCTGCGGGGGACTACGTACTGGCAAAAACCGCTGAGTGTCTTCGTGAAGGGCTATCACCATCGACGCTGGTTTGTCGTATGGGCGGGGAAGAGTTTTTGATTTTGATCCAGGGGATGACGCAGCCTCGCTCGTCACTGTTGGCCAATCGCCTGCGGCAAAACGTTGAAAACAACAAGATTATTTTTAACGGTCACGATTTGAGTGTGACGGTCAGTATTGGCATCAGCTCGCTTAACATCAGCAACGTGAACAGCCTTGACGAGTCGATTATGCGCGCCGACGAACAGCTCTATATTGCCAAGAGTAGCGGGCGTAATCAGGTACGACCCGAATTTGTGCTGTAA
- a CDS encoding chemotaxis protein encodes MDNFQKEIDERANLALSNKFELLLFRLGSACQGEEPELFGINVFKLREIVPMTNITRAAGMKSPLLGMANIRGQLIPVIDLPAVAGCTPTTGLNLLLVTEYARSTQAFAVESVDDIVRLDWSQVHAADSGVNTKNITSIANLNDQNNMALVLDVEQILHDIIPSVREVTEGDIDIKKVTLPPGAVAIVAEDSRLARQMIEQGLKVMGIPAMMHNTGLEAWNKIKQLRQEAQAEGRPIQDKIGLVLTDLEMPEMDGFTLTRHIKSDPYLRDIPVVIHSSLSGSANEDHVRKVGANGYVAKFEIKQLSAVICQVLEETGG; translated from the coding sequence ATGGATAACTTCCAGAAAGAGATTGATGAGAGAGCGAATCTCGCATTATCAAATAAATTTGAACTCTTGTTATTTCGTCTGGGGTCTGCCTGTCAGGGCGAAGAGCCTGAATTATTCGGTATTAACGTATTCAAACTGCGTGAAATTGTACCGATGACCAATATCACGCGCGCGGCAGGGATGAAGTCGCCGTTACTCGGAATGGCCAATATTCGTGGCCAACTGATCCCGGTCATCGATCTGCCCGCCGTGGCCGGCTGTACTCCCACCACCGGGCTAAATTTGTTGCTGGTGACTGAGTACGCGCGCAGCACCCAGGCGTTTGCCGTGGAGTCGGTAGATGACATCGTCAGGCTTGACTGGAGCCAGGTACATGCCGCTGACTCCGGAGTCAATACGAAAAACATCACCAGCATCGCCAACCTCAATGATCAAAATAACATGGCGTTGGTGCTGGATGTCGAGCAGATCCTGCACGATATCATTCCTTCGGTACGCGAAGTGACAGAAGGTGATATCGATATCAAGAAGGTAACATTGCCGCCAGGTGCGGTAGCGATTGTGGCAGAAGACTCCAGGCTGGCGCGTCAAATGATTGAGCAAGGCCTGAAAGTGATGGGGATCCCGGCCATGATGCACAATACCGGTCTGGAAGCCTGGAATAAAATTAAACAGTTGCGCCAGGAAGCCCAGGCAGAGGGGCGACCAATCCAGGACAAAATCGGGCTGGTACTAACCGATCTTGAAATGCCGGAAATGGATGGATTTACCCTGACGCGGCATATCAAAAGCGACCCGTATCTGAGAGATATTCCGGTAGTCATTCACTCTTCACTCTCTGGCAGTGCCAACGAAGATCATGTCCGTAAGGTTGGAGCCAATGGCTATGTGGCTAAATTCGAGATCAAGCAACTTTCTGCAGTAATTTGTCAGGTACTGGAAGAGACGGGGGGTTAA
- the fliI gene encoding flagellar protein export ATPase FliI codes for MMTRLSRWLGALDSLEQRIGQLPDVRRYGRLIRATGLVLEATGLQLPLGATCVIERQDNMGIGEVESEVVGFNGQKLLLMPLEEVEGIVPGARVYARLSGDSQHSAKQLMLGPELLGRVLDGSGRPLDGLPAPETGYRAPLITPPFNPLQRTPITEVLDTGVRAINALLTVGRGQRMGLFAGSGVGKSVLLGMMARYTQADVIVVGLIGERGREVKDFIENILGSEGRARAVVIAAPADVSPLLRMQGASYATRIAEDFRDRGQHVLLIMDSLTRYAMAQREIALAIGEPPATKGYPPSVFAKLPALVERAGNGIDGGGSITAFYTVLTEGDDQQDPIADSARAILDGHIVLSRRLAESGHYPAIDIEASISRVMAHLIDDTHYARVRQFKQLLSSYQRNRDLVSVGAYAAGTDPTLDKAIKLYPELEAFLQQGMFERSTFDDASLHLQAIFG; via the coding sequence ATGATGACTCGCCTTTCACGCTGGCTTGGCGCACTCGACAGCCTTGAGCAACGCATTGGTCAGCTGCCTGACGTGCGGCGCTACGGTCGCCTTATCCGGGCGACCGGGCTGGTACTTGAAGCAACAGGGCTGCAACTTCCTCTCGGTGCAACCTGCGTGATCGAACGCCAGGATAATATGGGCATCGGCGAGGTGGAAAGCGAAGTCGTTGGTTTTAACGGCCAAAAGCTGCTGCTAATGCCGCTAGAAGAAGTGGAGGGCATTGTTCCCGGCGCGCGCGTCTACGCCCGCTTATCCGGCGACAGTCAGCATAGCGCTAAACAGCTGATGCTCGGTCCTGAACTGCTTGGCCGCGTGCTGGATGGCAGCGGTCGCCCGCTCGACGGTTTGCCGGCACCGGAAACCGGCTATCGTGCTCCGCTGATTACCCCGCCGTTTAACCCTTTGCAGCGCACGCCGATCACCGAGGTGCTCGACACCGGCGTTCGCGCCATTAATGCGCTGCTCACCGTCGGGCGCGGCCAGCGCATGGGCCTGTTTGCCGGTTCAGGGGTGGGTAAAAGCGTGCTGCTGGGCATGATGGCACGCTACACGCAAGCCGATGTCATCGTCGTCGGGCTGATTGGTGAGCGCGGGCGCGAAGTGAAGGACTTTATTGAAAATATTCTCGGTAGCGAAGGTCGTGCGCGCGCGGTCGTTATTGCTGCTCCAGCGGACGTTTCTCCCCTGCTGCGTATGCAGGGAGCCTCCTACGCCACGCGCATCGCGGAAGATTTTCGCGACCGTGGTCAACATGTGCTGTTGATTATGGATTCTCTGACGCGTTATGCCATGGCGCAGCGTGAAATCGCACTGGCCATCGGCGAGCCGCCAGCCACCAAAGGCTATCCCCCTTCTGTATTCGCCAAACTGCCAGCGCTGGTGGAACGTGCCGGCAACGGTATCGACGGCGGCGGATCGATCACCGCCTTTTATACCGTATTGACCGAAGGTGACGACCAGCAGGATCCGATTGCCGATTCGGCACGCGCCATCCTTGATGGCCATATTGTGCTCTCGCGTCGGCTGGCCGAATCCGGTCACTATCCGGCGATTGATATTGAAGCGTCGATCAGCCGCGTGATGGCGCACCTGATCGACGATACGCACTATGCGCGGGTACGCCAGTTCAAACAGCTGCTGTCGAGCTACCAACGCAACCGCGATTTGGTCAGCGTTGGCGCTTACGCGGCGGGTACCGATCCCACGCTGGATAAAGCAATCAAACTCTACCCTGAGCTGGAAGCGTTTTTGCAGCAGGGCATGTTTGAGCGCAGTACCTTTGATGATGCCAGTCTGCACCTGCAGGCTATTTTTGGTTAA
- a CDS encoding antiterminator Q family protein, with translation MRNIKLLLQRWGAWASSGERRLGYASVASGFRGLITHHGGNRLQCSDGDGIILDSCISRLAMESKEQHDILVAHYLYLISLRSIARRRRCADGTIRKKLQTAEGFVCGVLTALECELECENT, from the coding sequence ATGCGAAACATCAAACTACTACTTCAGCGTTGGGGAGCCTGGGCATCGTCCGGCGAGCGTCGGCTGGGGTATGCCTCGGTCGCATCTGGATTCAGAGGGTTGATTACTCATCATGGTGGCAACAGGCTGCAATGCAGTGATGGTGATGGCATCATCCTTGATAGCTGTATTAGTCGGTTGGCGATGGAGTCTAAAGAGCAACATGATATTCTGGTCGCCCACTATCTTTATCTGATTTCACTGCGTTCAATTGCCCGCAGACGCCGCTGCGCGGACGGAACAATTCGTAAGAAACTACAGACTGCGGAGGGCTTTGTCTGTGGCGTGTTAACTGCGCTTGAATGTGAGCTGGAATGCGAAAATACCTGA
- the fliG gene encoding flagellar motor switch protein FliG, protein MSLTGTEKSAIMMMTIGEDRAAEVFKHLDAREVQHLSSAISNMRQVSHKQLTEVLREFESDAEQFAALSLNSNDYLRSVLVKALGEERASTLLEDILETRETTTGMDTLNFMEPQSAADLIRDEHPQIIATILVHLRRGQAADILAQFDERMRHDVMLRIATFGGVQPAALAELTEVLNGLLDGQNLKRAKMGGVRTAAEIINLMKSQQEEAVIEAVREFDGELAQKIIDEMFLFENLVSVDDRSIQRLLQEVESESLLVALKGSDQPLREKFLSNMSQRAADILRDDLANRGPMRMSAVENEQKAILLIVRRLAESGEMVIGGGEETYV, encoded by the coding sequence ATGAGTCTCACCGGTACAGAAAAAAGCGCCATCATGATGATGACGATTGGTGAAGACCGCGCGGCTGAAGTGTTCAAACACCTCGATGCCCGTGAGGTTCAACACCTCAGCTCCGCGATCTCTAATATGCGTCAGGTTTCCCATAAACAGCTGACGGAGGTGCTGCGCGAGTTCGAGTCCGATGCCGAACAGTTTGCCGCTCTTAGCCTGAACTCCAATGATTATCTGCGTTCAGTGCTGGTTAAGGCGCTGGGGGAAGAGCGCGCATCGACGCTGCTGGAAGATATTCTCGAAACGCGCGAAACCACCACCGGCATGGATACGCTCAACTTTATGGAGCCGCAGTCAGCGGCCGATCTGATCCGCGACGAACATCCGCAGATCATCGCCACCATCCTGGTTCACCTGAGGCGTGGCCAGGCCGCCGATATTCTGGCGCAGTTCGACGAGCGCATGCGTCACGATGTCATGCTGCGTATTGCCACCTTTGGTGGCGTACAGCCAGCCGCTCTGGCTGAACTGACCGAAGTGCTTAACGGCCTGCTGGATGGTCAGAACCTGAAGCGGGCGAAGATGGGTGGTGTTCGCACCGCAGCAGAGATCATTAACCTGATGAAATCCCAGCAGGAAGAAGCGGTTATCGAAGCCGTACGTGAATTTGACGGTGAGCTGGCACAGAAAATCATCGACGAAATGTTCCTGTTCGAAAACCTCGTCAGCGTGGACGACCGCAGTATTCAGCGCCTGTTGCAGGAAGTGGAATCCGAGTCGCTACTGGTCGCGCTGAAGGGTTCCGATCAGCCGCTGCGCGAGAAGTTCCTCAGCAATATGTCGCAGCGCGCTGCCGATATCCTGCGCGACGATCTGGCCAACCGAGGCCCGATGCGCATGTCTGCGGTGGAAAACGAACAGAAAGCGATTCTGTTAATCGTTCGCCGTCTGGCTGAATCCGGCGAGATGGTGATTGGCGGTGGCGAGGAAACCTATGTCTGA
- a CDS encoding glycosyl hydrolase family 28-related protein, producing MIEVNSFAELRTTEPTESAEIALLTRYHDEGDSFHGGGHFIGTHSSVLPADDGGTLAVGHGFYWSRVSNSIEELNIYHFGAKGDGVTDDSTACKRMLSWSKSVHGEGDKMGVRFPAGNFLIHPIDLSASEIRLFSLYGDDSSQGLTPRTTIISDMSATPVFKVQARRTVIAGMSWDGRADADINVNQRAISAEMCSNQQPFFENTIVAGEDVQVTCFRAQNNGGTVFKLLDTLDTRIDHIYTNNTYGRVIEVGWSNSANGAWDHSTAIELSNANFQHGFSDATLMMPRVTQGILRNVWIKHTRFPGDLNNGQWLIDALSLEDCANPLILDNARVQIRQLNLQSGGSVSLNNTTDRWLSGFETGWRRDESFGTQMTGTLRVGWHSGYRITNNSGCDKWYKLGKVFMPKENQQWIVEMTGKLTNEEINGVAGNPVTAMSSGTSYLAIYRCAKAIYADIRHYGLPAVLDIKYNRVGTTTSEIWVKLKANSGDSLFNLTSTGPTRFESGVCSLFTSDLDEVADLTTIGTVSPAARMSLHNGLAGVGANEKGILTIATATASTPTDLTPSGYMMVNLNGIDRKIAYY from the coding sequence ATGATCGAAGTTAACTCTTTCGCTGAATTACGGACCACCGAGCCGACTGAATCTGCTGAAATTGCGCTATTAACCCGTTATCACGATGAGGGCGACAGCTTCCACGGTGGAGGTCATTTTATCGGCACCCACTCTTCAGTGCTACCAGCAGATGATGGCGGTACGTTGGCCGTGGGTCATGGTTTTTATTGGAGTCGCGTCAGTAATAGCATAGAAGAGCTGAATATCTACCACTTTGGCGCTAAAGGTGACGGCGTCACGGATGACAGCACGGCCTGTAAACGCATGTTGAGCTGGTCGAAAAGCGTCCATGGCGAGGGCGATAAGATGGGAGTGCGATTTCCTGCCGGCAATTTCTTAATCCATCCCATCGACCTGTCCGCCAGTGAAATACGCTTGTTTAGTCTTTACGGCGACGATAGTTCACAGGGGCTAACACCGCGTACCACGATTATCTCTGACATGTCAGCCACGCCCGTGTTCAAGGTTCAGGCGCGGCGTACCGTGATCGCAGGAATGAGCTGGGACGGCCGGGCAGATGCAGACATCAACGTTAATCAGAGAGCCATATCGGCTGAAATGTGCAGTAATCAACAACCGTTTTTTGAAAACACCATCGTCGCGGGAGAAGACGTTCAGGTTACCTGTTTTCGTGCTCAAAACAACGGCGGAACGGTATTCAAATTACTGGATACTTTGGACACCAGGATCGATCATATCTACACCAATAACACCTACGGCCGGGTCATCGAGGTCGGCTGGTCAAACAGCGCGAACGGTGCCTGGGATCACTCAACGGCGATAGAACTGTCAAACGCTAACTTTCAGCATGGCTTTAGTGATGCAACTTTGATGATGCCGCGCGTGACCCAGGGCATCCTGCGTAATGTCTGGATTAAACATACCCGTTTCCCCGGTGACCTGAACAATGGCCAGTGGTTGATTGACGCACTCAGTCTGGAAGACTGCGCCAACCCGTTGATTCTGGACAATGCACGCGTGCAAATAAGGCAGCTCAACCTGCAATCAGGTGGATCCGTAAGTCTGAACAACACCACCGACCGCTGGTTGTCCGGTTTTGAAACTGGCTGGCGCCGGGATGAAAGTTTTGGTACCCAGATGACCGGGACTCTGCGTGTGGGATGGCACAGTGGCTACCGGATAACCAATAATTCTGGCTGCGATAAGTGGTATAAGTTGGGCAAGGTTTTTATGCCGAAAGAGAACCAGCAGTGGATTGTTGAGATGACTGGCAAACTCACTAATGAAGAAATCAACGGGGTCGCCGGTAATCCTGTCACGGCGATGTCTTCAGGCACCAGCTATCTTGCTATCTATCGCTGTGCTAAGGCGATCTACGCCGACATCCGCCATTATGGTTTACCGGCGGTGCTCGACATCAAATACAACCGCGTTGGTACTACCACATCGGAGATTTGGGTGAAACTCAAAGCTAACAGTGGCGATAGCCTGTTTAATCTGACATCGACCGGGCCAACGCGCTTTGAGTCCGGGGTATGTTCGTTATTTACTTCGGATCTGGACGAAGTTGCCGATCTTACCACCATAGGCACGGTATCTCCGGCAGCGCGTATGAGCTTGCATAACGGGCTGGCGGGAGTCGGGGCGAATGAGAAAGGCATACTGACAATCGCCACCGCCACGGCAAGCACACCCACCGATCTGACGCCCAGCGGCTACATGATGGTTAACCTGAACGGAATCGATCGCAAAATTGCCTATTATTAA
- the fliJ gene encoding flagellar export protein FliJ: MTKTASAIDTLRSLAHKDLEKAAIQLGDARRAQKQADEQLNMLLNYQDEYRKSLNDTMSQGIASTRWYNYNQFIQTLEKAIEQHRSQLKNWNTRVENALGLWRDKQHRLHAYETLQARALASALLQESRLDQKRMDEFAQRASLRKGE, encoded by the coding sequence GTGACTAAAACTGCTTCAGCCATCGACACGCTACGCTCGCTGGCACACAAAGACCTTGAAAAAGCGGCCATCCAGTTAGGCGACGCGCGTCGTGCGCAAAAACAGGCTGATGAGCAGCTGAACATGCTGCTCAATTATCAGGACGAGTATCGCAAAAGCCTGAATGACACTATGAGTCAGGGCATTGCCAGCACCCGCTGGTACAACTACAACCAGTTTATCCAGACGCTGGAAAAGGCCATTGAACAGCACCGGTCACAGCTGAAGAACTGGAATACCCGGGTGGAAAACGCGCTGGGTCTGTGGCGCGACAAACAGCACCGCCTGCACGCATATGAAACGTTGCAGGCGCGTGCACTCGCCAGCGCACTGTTACAAGAAAGCCGTCTCGATCAGAAACGGATGGATGAATTTGCCCAACGGGCATCATTGAGGAAAGGCGAATGA
- the fliH gene encoding flagellar assembly protein FliH, whose product MSDHASLPWQPWQPNDLAQPAPPPVKEPVLPEVSEEPAEQPQLQMEEWQSQMRIEAQGQGYAEGQQRGFSEGQKTGYEAGFQQGLAEAQQQQAPLQARMQQLVSEFHHTLEGLDSVIASRLMQLALEAARQVIGQAPHVDGTALLRQIQEMLQKEPMLSGKPTLRVHPDDLPRVESTLGATLSLHGWRLLGDSTLHPGGCKVSAEDGDLDASIATRWHELCRLAAPGEL is encoded by the coding sequence ATGTCTGATCATGCTTCCCTGCCGTGGCAGCCCTGGCAGCCAAATGACCTGGCGCAACCTGCACCACCGCCGGTCAAAGAGCCTGTACTGCCTGAGGTCAGCGAAGAGCCGGCCGAACAGCCGCAGCTGCAAATGGAAGAATGGCAGAGTCAGATGCGTATCGAAGCCCAGGGACAGGGCTATGCGGAAGGCCAGCAGCGCGGTTTCTCCGAAGGCCAGAAGACCGGTTATGAAGCCGGCTTTCAGCAGGGACTGGCAGAGGCTCAACAGCAACAGGCACCGTTACAGGCGCGCATGCAGCAGCTGGTATCAGAGTTTCATCACACGCTGGAAGGGCTGGACAGCGTGATCGCTTCGCGTTTGATGCAGCTGGCGCTGGAAGCGGCACGACAGGTTATCGGTCAGGCACCGCACGTTGACGGTACCGCCCTGCTTCGTCAGATTCAGGAAATGTTGCAGAAGGAACCGATGTTAAGCGGCAAACCCACGCTGCGCGTTCATCCGGATGATTTACCGCGCGTTGAATCCACGCTCGGCGCTACGCTCAGCCTGCACGGCTGGCGTCTGCTGGGTGACAGCACCCTCCACCCCGGCGGCTGTAAAGTCAGCGCGGAAGATGGCGACCTCGATGCCAGTATCGCTACCCGCTGGCATGAATTGTGCCGGCTGGCAGCACCGGGAGAACTGTAA